One genomic window of Haloarchaeobius salinus includes the following:
- a CDS encoding TAXI family TRAP transporter solute-binding subunit — MDQDIERRRVLRGAGLAGLAGLAGCLGNGNGGDGTDQPNGTETEDGNGDGTATETDDGGGTGETRLSWHAGGTGGTYFPLSNEFKQIVEANTEFTLQVQSTGASVENVGSLANGSADFALIQNDVAYFARNGESIDAFVGNAVETLRGVATLYPETITIVTLAGTGISQPADLEGATINTGDLGSGTQVNATQILEVLGIEEYDEQNAGFATAADQLRNGDIDAAFVVGGWPVGAIADLATSSDIEIVEITGDNLQAVLDAAPFYAEDTIPGGTYNGVGEDRGTVSVQAMIATRSDLAASTVESVTAAIFDNTGELSIKSEFITRETAQDGMSIELHEGAAAYFG, encoded by the coding sequence ATGGATCAGGACATCGAGAGACGGAGAGTGCTCAGAGGGGCCGGACTCGCGGGACTGGCGGGTCTCGCGGGCTGTCTCGGCAACGGCAACGGCGGTGACGGGACGGACCAGCCGAACGGGACCGAGACGGAGGACGGCAACGGCGACGGGACGGCCACGGAGACGGACGACGGTGGCGGAACCGGCGAGACGCGTCTCTCCTGGCACGCCGGGGGCACGGGTGGGACGTACTTCCCGCTCTCGAACGAGTTCAAGCAGATCGTCGAGGCGAACACGGAGTTCACGCTCCAGGTACAGTCGACCGGCGCGTCGGTCGAGAACGTGGGGTCGCTGGCCAACGGCAGCGCCGACTTCGCGCTCATCCAGAACGACGTGGCGTACTTCGCGCGCAACGGCGAGAGTATCGACGCGTTCGTCGGGAACGCCGTCGAGACACTGCGTGGGGTCGCCACGCTCTACCCCGAGACCATCACGATCGTCACGCTCGCGGGGACGGGCATCAGTCAGCCGGCGGACCTCGAGGGTGCGACCATCAACACCGGCGACCTGGGCTCCGGGACGCAGGTCAACGCGACGCAGATCCTGGAGGTGCTCGGCATCGAGGAGTACGACGAGCAGAACGCGGGCTTCGCGACGGCGGCCGACCAGCTTCGGAACGGGGACATCGACGCGGCGTTCGTCGTCGGCGGCTGGCCGGTCGGTGCCATCGCCGACCTGGCGACCTCGAGCGACATCGAGATCGTCGAGATCACCGGCGACAACCTCCAGGCCGTGCTGGACGCAGCGCCGTTCTACGCCGAGGACACCATCCCCGGTGGCACCTACAACGGCGTCGGGGAGGACCGTGGCACGGTGTCCGTCCAGGCGATGATCGCGACCCGGTCCGACCTCGCGGCGTCGACCGTCGAGTCCGTGACCGCCGCCATCTTCGACAACACCGGCGAACTGAGCATCAAGTCGGAGTTCATCACCCGGGAAACCGCCCAGGACGGGATGTCCATCGAACTCCACGAGGGCGCAGCCGCGTACTTCGGCTGA
- a CDS encoding DUF1850 domain-containing protein: protein MDRRLAVPLAVVVCVVLTVFVAGLVAGLPSERVLVVSDASTGEHLLTVPVEEGAPVTLAYTHSVERTPVEDRYVVRGSALDNVEMRFQSYGWGLPADANVTTRDGWFVFDPDRTYERVVVSPGEIAGHELRVDGTTYDLVALSSGRSVRLSVERRSVLPRLS, encoded by the coding sequence ATGGACCGGCGTCTGGCCGTCCCCCTGGCGGTGGTCGTCTGCGTCGTGCTGACCGTCTTCGTCGCTGGCCTCGTGGCCGGGCTCCCCTCCGAGCGCGTCCTCGTCGTCTCGGACGCGTCGACCGGTGAGCACCTCCTGACGGTCCCCGTCGAGGAGGGGGCACCGGTGACGCTCGCGTACACCCACAGCGTCGAGCGCACGCCGGTCGAGGACCGGTACGTCGTTCGGGGCAGCGCCCTCGACAACGTCGAGATGCGCTTCCAGTCGTACGGCTGGGGCCTCCCGGCCGACGCGAACGTGACGACCCGCGACGGCTGGTTCGTCTTCGACCCGGATCGCACCTACGAGAGAGTCGTCGTCAGCCCGGGTGAGATCGCCGGGCACGAGCTCCGCGTCGACGGGACCACCTACGATCTGGTCGCGCTGTCGTCGGGGCGCTCGGTGCGCCTCTCCGTCGAACGTCGAAGCGTCCTCCCCCGGCTCAGTTAA
- a CDS encoding TRAP transporter permease produces the protein MPDEPDPTTDTTTDELSEVEREELLKELERRRTLTGWVAVVVSLVAILFSSYQMWLAARGFEFAVSLPLYGEFELATLQQLQVNAVHVVFALVLAFAIYPPSTGQGFVSRRVARVQPAVRARAGEESPVTAAVDGFASAVSWLLGDPRNDRITPLDYLLMGLSLLTAYYYLTEFREILRMRALGLDAGRTIGEVYTFLSPLNTLPILGESSLAYLLGVAAVLLVLEATRRALGFYLMVIVGSFVVYAKYAYLIPQDIAYLGVLSTAEARWSTIVRNLWYTDQGILGVPVLVSVQFIYIFILFGAFLEASGAGKWFIDLAYSLTGRRKGGPAKASILASGFMGTISGSSIANTVTTGAFTIPLMKRSGYRPAFAGAVEASASSGGQILPPVMGAAAFLIVEYTLTPYADVIVAASVPAIVFFFGVWVMVHLEASRQGIGGVDGVDLVDVVPHLKHGWFYLVPLGLLLYYLIVERLSVARSAWFTVLAIAALTAFVAAYGRRNRLPLVGAVALLAAVRGAVAWTNGAAPVPVILGSAGWILLGASLAVLLARPRHDAPLLEYDDSVEAVASDIADALRRPGLAGSGPFRYGAFIVRSMDGGARTATAVVVAVAAAGIIPGVIATTGLGPNLTALILSLAGGSLVVLLLITAVSCIILGMGMPTTVTYIILVSMLAPAIEEFGVPILAAHLFILYFGVIADITPPVAVAAYAASGVAKSDPFDTGVEAFSLSLNKAIVPFAFVFSPGILLLRPTGNGQEMRVINAGDVADLGFFLPEVVVPIVGVFVGVVALAATVIGYLYTDVSRLERAAFAATALLLMAPTLLIGPLSALVVPAADFGIVARAVGGVGFAALVYRNRRRDERGGGTDAVSTPA, from the coding sequence ATGCCTGACGAGCCCGACCCGACAACAGACACCACGACCGACGAACTGAGCGAGGTCGAGCGCGAGGAACTGCTGAAGGAACTGGAACGCCGACGGACGCTGACCGGCTGGGTCGCGGTCGTCGTCTCGCTCGTCGCCATCCTCTTCTCGTCCTACCAGATGTGGCTGGCCGCACGTGGCTTCGAGTTCGCCGTCTCGCTCCCGCTGTACGGCGAGTTCGAGTTGGCGACGCTCCAGCAGCTGCAGGTGAACGCGGTCCACGTCGTGTTCGCGCTCGTGCTCGCCTTCGCCATCTACCCGCCGTCGACGGGGCAGGGGTTCGTCTCGCGCCGGGTGGCCCGTGTTCAGCCGGCGGTGCGTGCGCGTGCTGGCGAGGAGTCCCCGGTCACTGCCGCCGTCGACGGATTCGCGAGCGCGGTGAGCTGGCTGCTCGGCGACCCGAGGAACGACCGCATCACGCCGCTCGACTACCTGCTGATGGGGCTGTCGTTGCTGACGGCGTACTACTACCTGACCGAGTTCCGCGAGATACTGCGGATGCGTGCGCTGGGACTCGACGCCGGACGGACCATCGGGGAGGTGTACACGTTCCTCTCGCCGCTGAACACCCTGCCGATTCTCGGGGAGTCGTCGCTGGCGTACCTGCTGGGGGTCGCGGCGGTCCTGCTCGTCCTGGAGGCGACCCGCCGGGCGCTCGGCTTCTACCTGATGGTCATCGTCGGCTCGTTCGTCGTCTACGCCAAGTACGCCTACCTCATCCCGCAGGACATCGCCTACCTGGGCGTGCTCTCGACGGCCGAGGCGCGGTGGTCGACCATCGTCAGGAACCTCTGGTACACCGACCAGGGTATCCTCGGCGTGCCCGTGCTCGTATCCGTGCAGTTCATCTACATCTTCATCCTGTTCGGGGCGTTCCTGGAGGCGTCGGGGGCCGGCAAGTGGTTCATCGACCTCGCGTACAGCCTCACGGGCCGGCGGAAGGGCGGCCCGGCGAAGGCATCAATCCTCGCGTCCGGGTTCATGGGGACCATCTCGGGGTCGTCCATCGCGAACACGGTGACGACCGGCGCGTTCACCATCCCGCTGATGAAGCGCTCGGGCTATCGCCCCGCCTTCGCCGGGGCGGTCGAGGCGTCCGCGTCCTCCGGTGGGCAGATCCTCCCGCCGGTGATGGGTGCGGCCGCCTTCCTCATCGTCGAGTACACGCTCACACCCTACGCGGACGTCATCGTGGCGGCGTCGGTCCCCGCCATCGTGTTCTTCTTCGGCGTCTGGGTGATGGTCCACCTGGAGGCCTCCCGCCAGGGGATCGGGGGCGTCGACGGCGTTGACCTCGTCGACGTGGTTCCGCACCTGAAGCACGGCTGGTTCTACCTCGTCCCGCTCGGGCTCCTGCTCTACTACCTCATCGTCGAACGGCTGTCGGTCGCGCGGTCGGCCTGGTTCACGGTGCTCGCCATCGCGGCCCTCACGGCGTTCGTCGCGGCCTACGGCCGGCGGAACCGGCTCCCGCTGGTCGGGGCCGTCGCACTGCTGGCGGCGGTCCGGGGTGCGGTCGCCTGGACCAACGGCGCGGCACCGGTGCCGGTCATCCTCGGGTCGGCCGGGTGGATTCTCCTCGGAGCCAGCCTGGCGGTGCTGCTCGCCCGCCCCCGACACGACGCGCCGCTGCTGGAGTACGACGACTCGGTCGAGGCGGTGGCGTCGGATATCGCGGACGCGCTCCGGCGACCGGGACTGGCGGGGAGCGGACCGTTCCGCTACGGGGCGTTCATCGTCCGGTCGATGGATGGCGGGGCGCGCACGGCAACCGCTGTCGTCGTCGCCGTCGCGGCCGCGGGCATCATCCCCGGCGTCATCGCGACGACCGGGCTCGGGCCGAACCTCACCGCGCTCATCCTCTCGCTCGCCGGCGGTTCGCTGGTCGTCCTCCTGCTCATCACGGCCGTCTCGTGTATCATCCTGGGGATGGGGATGCCGACGACGGTCACGTACATCATTCTCGTCTCGATGCTCGCGCCGGCCATCGAGGAGTTCGGCGTCCCCATCCTCGCGGCCCACCTGTTCATCCTCTACTTCGGCGTCATCGCCGACATCACGCCGCCGGTCGCCGTCGCCGCCTACGCGGCCTCCGGCGTCGCGAAGTCGGACCCGTTCGACACCGGCGTCGAGGCGTTCTCGCTGTCGCTGAACAAGGCCATCGTCCCGTTCGCGTTCGTCTTCTCGCCGGGCATCCTCCTGTTGCGCCCCACCGGGAACGGCCAGGAGATGCGGGTCATCAACGCGGGAGACGTGGCCGACCTCGGCTTCTTCCTCCCGGAGGTCGTCGTCCCGATCGTCGGCGTGTTCGTCGGCGTCGTCGCCCTCGCGGCGACGGTCATCGGCTACCTCTACACCGACGTGTCGCGGCTGGAGCGGGCGGCGTTCGCGGCTACCGCCCTGCTGTTGATGGCACCGACCCTGCTGATCGGCCCCCTCTCGGCACTCGTCGTGCCGGCTGCAGACTTCGGCATCGTGGCGCGGGCGGTCGGCGGCGTCGGCTTCGCCGCGCTGGTCTACCGGAACCGTCGCCGGGACGAACGCGGCGGTGGGACCGACGCCGTCTCGACGCCCGCGTGA